A section of the Neofelis nebulosa isolate mNeoNeb1 chromosome 12, mNeoNeb1.pri, whole genome shotgun sequence genome encodes:
- the RANBP6 gene encoding ran-binding protein 6 isoform X1 → MAAAGSAGVPATVSGKQEFYQLLKNLINPSCMVRRQAEEIYENIPGLCKTTFLLDAVRNRRAGYEVRQMAAALLRRLLSSGFEEVYPNLPSDVQRDVKIELILAVKLETHASMRKKLCDIFAVLARNLIDEDGTNHWPEGLKFLIDSIYSKNVVLWEVALHVFWHFPGIFGNQERHDLDIIKRLLDQCIQDQEHPAIRTLSARAAAAFVLANENNIALFKDFADLLPGILQAVNDSCYQDDDSVLESLVEIADTVPKYLGPYLEDTLQLSLKLCGDSRLSNLQRQLALEIIVTLSETATPMLKKHTNIIAQAVPHILAMMVDLQDDEDWVNADEMEEDDFDSNAVAAESALDRLACGLGGKLVLPMTKEHIMQMLQSPDWKYRHAGLMALSAIGEGCHQQMESILDETVNSVLLFLQDPHPRVRAAACTTLGQMATDFSPNFQKKFHETVIAALLRTMENQGNQRVQSHAASALIIFIEDCPKTLLVLYLDSMVRNLHSILVIKLQELIRNGTKLALEQLVTTIASVADTIEEKFVPYYDIFMPSLKHIVELAVQKELKLLKGKTIECISHVGLAVGKEKFMQDASNVMQLLLKTQSDLNNMEDDDPQTSYMVSAWARMCKILGSDFQQYLPLVIEPLIKTASAKPDVALLDTQDVENMSDDDGWQFVNLGDQQSFGIKTSGLEAKATACQMLVYYAKELREGFVEYTEQVVKLMVPLLKFYFHDNVRVAAAESMPFLLECARTRGPEYLAQMWQFICDPLIKAIGTEPDTDVLSEIMNSFAKSIEVMGDGCLLDEHLEELGEILKAKLEGHFKNQELRQVKRREENYDQQVEMSLQDEDECDVYILTKVSDILHSLFSTYKEKILPWFEQLLPLIVNLICSSRPWPDRQWGLCIFDDIIEHCSPTSYKYVEYFRWPMLLNMRDNNPEVRQAAAYGLGVMAQFGGDDYRSLCSEAVPLLVKVIKCANSKTKKNVIATENCISAVGKILRFKPNCVNVDEVLPHWLSWLPLHEDKEEAIQTLSFLCDLIESNHPVVLGPNNSNLPKIISIIAEGKINETINYEDPCAKRLANVVRQVQTSEELWLECISQLDEEQQEALQELLNFA, encoded by the coding sequence ATGGCGGCGGCCGGGTCTGCAGGGGTACCGGCCACCGTGTCGGGAAAGCAAGAGTTTTACCAGCTTCTGAAGAACCTGATCAATCCAAGCTGTATGGTGCGGAGGCAGGCAGAAGAAATCTATGAAAATATTCCAGGTCTGTGTAAGACTACATTCCTCTTAGATGCTGTCAGAAATAGAAGAGCAGGTTATGAGGTGAGACAAATGGCTGCCGCGCTGCTACGGCGGCTTTTGTCCTCTGGGTTTGAGGAAGTCTATCCAAATCTGCCTTCTGATGTTCAGAGGGACGTCAAGATTGAACTGATACTGGCCGTTAAGTTAGAAACACATGCTAGCATGAGGAAAAAACTTTGTGATATTTTTGCAGTGCTGGCCAGGAATTTGATAGATGAGGATGGCACTAACCACTGGCCTGAAGGTTTGAAGTTCCTTATTGATTCAATCTACTCTAAAAATGTAGTTCTTTGGGAAGTTGCACTTCACGTTTTCTGGCACTTTCCTGGGATTTTTGGGAACCAAGAGCGGCATGATTTAGATATCATCAAACGTTTGTTGGACCAGTGCATTCAGGATCAAGAACATCCAGCAATCAGGACATTATCTGCTAGAGCTGCAGCTGCATTTGTACTTGCTAATGAGAATAATATTGCTCTTTTCAAGGACTTTGCAGACTTGCTTCCTGGAATCTTACAGGCTGTGAATGACTCATGCTACCAAGATGATGATTCAGTGCTAGAATCCCTTGTTGAGATTGCAGATACTGTACCTAAATACCTGGGTCCTTATTTAGAAGATACTCTGCAGTTGAGTCTGAAGTTATGTGGAGACTCTAGACTTAGTAATCTGCAACGCCAGTTGGCCCTTGAAATAATAGTGACCTTGTCTGAAACTGCAACCCCAATGttgaaaaaacatacaaatataatTGCACAGGCAGTTCCTCATATATTAGCAATGATGGTTGATCTACAAGATGATGAGGACTGGGTAAATGCcgatgaaatggaagaagatgATTTTGACAGCAATGCCGTCGCTGCTGAGAGTGCACTAGACAGACTGGCTTGTGGGCTTGGTGGGAAACTTGTTTTACCAATGACTAAGGAGCACATCATGCAGATGCTTCAGAGCCCTGACTGGAAATATCGACATGCTGGATTAATGGCCTTATCTGCCATTGGAGAAGGATGCCATCAGCAAATGGAATCAATTCTAGATGAAACAGTTAactctgttttgctttttcttcaggATCCTCACCCAAGAGTGAGGGCTGCAGCCTGTACTACACTTGGGCAGATGGCTACAGATTTTTCTCCTAACTTCCAAAAGAAATTCCATGAAACAGTGATTGCAGCTCTGTTGCGTACCATGGAAAATCAAGGTAATCAGCGTGTACAATCACATGCGGCTTCtgcacttattatttttattgaagactGTCCAAAAACATTGCTAGTTCTATATTTGGATAGTATGGTGAGAAATCTACATTCCATCTTGGTGATTAAACTTCAAGAATTGATTCGGAATGGAACTAAATTGGCCTTGGAACAGCTTGTGACAACCATTGCCTCAGTTGCAGAtacaatagaagaaaaatttgTTCCATATTATGATATATTTATGCCATCACTAAAGCACATTGTTGAGCTTGCTGTTCAGAAGGAACTCAAGCTTCTGAAAGGAAAAACTATTGAGTGCATTAGCCATGTTGGTCTTGCTGTTGGGAAGGAAAAATTTATGCAAGATGCATCAAATGTGATGCAGCTATTGTTGAAGACACAATCAGACTTAAATAATATGGAAGATGATGACCCTCAGACATCTTACATGGTTTCAGCATGGGCTAGAATGTGTAAAATTCTTGGAAGTGATTTTCAACAGTACCTTCCACTAGTTATTGAGCCTCTTATTAAGACTGCTTCAGCTAAACCTGATGTTGCTCTCTTAGACACACAAGATGTGGAAAATATGAGTGATGATGATGGATGGCAATTTGTAAATCTTGGAGACCAACAAAGTTTTGGAATTAAGACTTCAGGACTTGAAGCAAAAGCAACTGCTTGCCAGATGTTGGTTTACTATGCTAAGGAGTTAAGGGAAGGATTTGTGGAATATACAGAACAGGTTGTAAAGCTGATGGTTCctttattgaaattttatttccatgacaATGTTCGAGTGGCAGCAGCAGAGTCTATGCCTTTTCTCCTGGAATGTGCAAGAACTCGTGGCCCAGAATATCTTGCACAGATGTGGCAATTCATATGTGATCCCTTAATCAAGGCTATTGGGACTGAACCTGATACAGATGTACTCTCAGAAATAATGAATTCTTTTGCAAAGTCCATTGAAGTAATGGGAGATGGGTGCCTTCTTGATGAACACTTAGAAGAACTAGGAGAAATATTGAAAGCAAAACTTGAAGGACACTTTAAAAACCAAGAACTGAGACAGGTTAAAAGACGGGAAGAAAACTACGACCAGCAGGTTGAAATGTCTCTGCAAGATGAGGATGAATGTGATGTTTATATTCTTACCAAAGTATCAGATATTTTGCACTCTTTATTTAGTACTTACAAGGAAAAGATTTTACCATGGTTTGAACAGCTTCTTCCATTAATTGTAAATCTAATTTGTTCGAGTAGGCCATGGCCAGATAGACAGTGGGGATTGTGCATATTTGATGATATTATAGAGCACTGCAGTCCAACCTCATATAAGTATGTAGAATATTTTCGGTGGCCAATGCTACTAAATATGCGAGATAACAACCCTGAAGTCAGGCAAGCAGCTGCTTATGGCCTGGGTGTTATGGCACAGTTTGGTGGAGATGATTATCGTTCTTTATGTTCAGAAGCTGTCCCATTGCTGGTAAAAGTTATTAAGTGTGCAaattccaaaaccaaaaaaaatgtcattgctaCAGAGAACTGTATCTCAGCAGTAGGGAAGATTTTGAGGTTTAAGCCTAACTGTGTAAATGTAGATGAAGTTCTTCCACATTGGTTATCATGGCTTCCACTGCATGAGGATAAAGAGGAAGCTATTCAGACTTTGAGTTTTCTCTGTGATTTAATTGAAAGTAACCATCCAGTTGTACTTGGTCCAAATAATTCCAATCTTCCCAAAATAATCAGTATAAttgcagaaggaaaaattaatgaGACTATTAATTATGAAGATCCTTGTGCTAAACGCCTAGCTAATGTTGTGCGTCAGGTACAGACTTCTGAAGAATTATGGTTGGAATGCATATCACAACTTGATGAGGAGCAGCAGGAAGCTCTACAAGAGTTGCTAAATTTTGCTTGA
- the RANBP6 gene encoding ran-binding protein 6 isoform X2 — translation MAAAGSAGVPATVSGKQEFYQLLKNLINPSCMVRRQAEEIYENIPGSSPKSEGCSLYYTWADGYRFFS, via the exons ATGGCGGCGGCCGGGTCTGCAGGGGTACCGGCCACCGTGTCGGGAAAGCAAGAGTTTTACCAGCTTCTGAAGAACCTGATCAATCCAAGCTGTATGGTGCGGAGGCAGGCAGAAGAAATCTATGAAAATATTCCAG gATCCTCACCCAAGAGTGAGGGCTGCAGCCTGTACTACACTTGGGCAGATGGCTACAGATTTTTCTCCTAA